Proteins from one Roseimicrobium gellanilyticum genomic window:
- a CDS encoding HAD family hydrolase, with the protein MLPLPDRSFAAYIFDCDGTLVDSMPIHYVCWVEALRRNGATYAFTEDEFYHFAGVPEYDTVVVLNGLHKTNVDPRAVVETKAELFRKRIREIQRVNPVADFAISVHGKFPISVASGSEAPIVRECLTHTGLIDLFPIIITPENVKRGKPAPDMFLLAAEQMGVKPEDCLVFEDGRSGMEAAKAAGMEAVFIPRTMR; encoded by the coding sequence ATGCTCCCCCTCCCCGACCGCTCCTTCGCCGCCTACATCTTTGACTGCGATGGCACTCTGGTCGATTCCATGCCCATTCACTACGTGTGCTGGGTGGAAGCCTTGAGAAGAAACGGCGCGACCTACGCCTTCACGGAGGATGAGTTCTACCACTTCGCCGGCGTGCCGGAATACGACACCGTCGTGGTGCTCAATGGCCTGCACAAAACGAACGTGGACCCACGCGCTGTGGTGGAGACGAAGGCGGAACTCTTCCGCAAACGCATCCGCGAAATCCAGCGTGTGAATCCCGTCGCGGACTTCGCCATTTCCGTGCACGGGAAGTTCCCCATCTCCGTGGCCTCTGGCAGCGAAGCGCCCATCGTGCGCGAGTGCCTGACTCACACCGGCCTCATCGATCTCTTCCCCATCATCATCACTCCTGAGAATGTGAAGCGTGGCAAGCCCGCCCCCGACATGTTCCTCCTCGCCGCCGAACAAATGGGCGTGAAGCCCGAAGACTGCCTCGTCTTCGAAGACGGCCGCAGCGGCATGGAAGCCGCGAAAGCCGCAGGCATGGAAGCGGTGTTCATCCCGAGGACGATGCGGTAG
- a CDS encoding D-alanine--D-alanine ligase family protein, protein MTLKNHKIAVLKGGPGSERAVSLKSAESVTEALKSLGADVLEVDVLTTELQVPKDVLIAVNMIHGTFGEDGGIQEALEKLGVPYTGAGVETSRVAFDKVLSKRKFLEAGVPTPRSQVLRLDGVDELELALPVVVKPPCEGSSVGVHIVRSKDELAAALEDAKKYGDETLVEEYIEGRELTVGVIGDQVLPVIHIEPVSGFYDINNKYPWMSGTGKTLYHCPADLDARVTARVQQAALEAMRALGVEVYGRVDVMLRKDGEPFVLEINTIPGMTVSSLLPKAARVAGMEFPQLMERIIELSLKARGKD, encoded by the coding sequence ATGACTCTTAAAAACCACAAAATCGCAGTATTGAAAGGAGGCCCCGGCTCCGAGAGGGCGGTGTCTCTCAAGTCTGCGGAAAGTGTGACGGAGGCCTTGAAGAGTTTGGGCGCGGACGTCCTTGAGGTGGATGTGCTCACCACGGAGCTCCAGGTGCCGAAGGATGTGCTGATCGCGGTCAATATGATTCACGGTACGTTCGGTGAGGACGGCGGGATTCAGGAGGCCCTGGAAAAGCTCGGAGTGCCATACACGGGCGCCGGGGTGGAGACCAGCCGGGTGGCGTTCGACAAGGTGCTGAGCAAGCGGAAGTTTCTCGAAGCAGGTGTCCCCACGCCGCGCAGCCAGGTGCTGCGTCTCGACGGGGTGGATGAACTGGAACTGGCCCTGCCGGTGGTGGTGAAACCGCCTTGCGAGGGGTCCAGCGTGGGCGTGCACATCGTTCGTTCGAAGGACGAACTGGCTGCTGCGCTCGAAGACGCGAAGAAGTACGGAGACGAGACTCTCGTCGAAGAGTACATCGAAGGCCGTGAGCTGACGGTGGGCGTGATTGGCGACCAGGTGCTGCCAGTCATCCACATCGAGCCGGTGAGCGGCTTCTACGACATCAACAACAAGTACCCCTGGATGTCAGGTACGGGCAAGACGCTCTACCATTGCCCGGCGGATCTCGATGCACGCGTGACGGCGCGTGTGCAGCAGGCAGCGCTGGAAGCCATGCGTGCCTTGGGTGTGGAAGTGTACGGCCGCGTGGATGTGATGCTGCGAAAGGATGGGGAGCCCTTCGTCCTGGAGATCAACACCATCCCCGGCATGACTGTGAGCAGCCTGCTGCCGAAGGCGGCGCGGGTGGCCGGCATGGAGTTTCCGCAACTGATGGAGCGCATCATCGAGCTTTCACTCAAGGCCCGGGGGAAGGATTGA
- a CDS encoding cell division protein FtsQ/DivIB: protein MFFDKLFPKNRKRRPNATRGNYAFRSRRSRVHHVRLDVHRLEMNPETDATRREQRRKAMRWGFKFAVAALMAIGLFSAGRIVVREAFTNNSRFQLQHISVMTEGELSPSQLITASELETGMNMLDIGLVQVREKLEALPQVRHAKVTRGYPGLVFLEVEQRRPVAWLECPEQRLEAKVAGYGCLLDDAGVVLPSDEVTESRRKLPVIRVAKMQRLKPGHVIEAPEVLQALQLLKAHEESALAHSMRIRRVDASRGYSLSAQYDALFTVIFPADAFEPQIRRLERVVNEAAQRKWELATVDLLVADNVPLTLRGTPVMAVPVPEPAPATTPRRPTVRRQLARNN, encoded by the coding sequence ATGTTTTTTGACAAACTATTCCCGAAGAACAGAAAGCGCCGCCCCAATGCGACGCGGGGGAATTATGCGTTCCGCAGCCGGCGCAGCAGGGTGCATCATGTGCGCCTGGATGTGCACCGCCTGGAGATGAATCCGGAGACGGACGCGACCCGCCGTGAGCAGCGTCGCAAGGCGATGCGCTGGGGTTTCAAGTTTGCGGTGGCAGCGCTGATGGCCATCGGCCTGTTCAGCGCAGGCCGCATTGTGGTGCGTGAGGCTTTCACGAACAACTCGCGCTTCCAGCTCCAGCACATCTCGGTGATGACGGAAGGGGAGCTTTCTCCTTCGCAGTTGATTACTGCCAGTGAACTGGAGACTGGCATGAACATGCTGGACATCGGCCTCGTGCAGGTGCGTGAGAAGCTGGAGGCCCTGCCCCAGGTGCGCCATGCGAAGGTGACGCGCGGCTATCCGGGACTCGTGTTCCTGGAGGTGGAGCAGCGCCGTCCCGTGGCGTGGCTGGAGTGCCCGGAGCAGCGTCTGGAGGCGAAGGTGGCTGGCTATGGCTGCCTGCTCGATGATGCCGGTGTGGTGCTGCCCAGTGATGAAGTGACCGAGTCCCGTCGCAAGCTGCCGGTCATCCGCGTGGCGAAGATGCAGCGGCTGAAGCCCGGACACGTCATTGAGGCACCTGAAGTGCTGCAGGCCCTGCAATTGCTGAAGGCGCATGAGGAAAGCGCGCTGGCCCACTCCATGCGCATCCGCCGCGTGGATGCCTCACGCGGCTACTCGCTCTCGGCGCAGTACGATGCCCTTTTCACCGTGATCTTCCCGGCTGATGCATTTGAGCCGCAGATCCGACGTCTGGAGCGCGTGGTGAATGAAGCTGCCCAGCGCAAGTGGGAGCTCGCCACCGTGGACCTCCTCGTCGCAGACAATGTGCCTCTCACTCTCCGTGGAACTCCCGTCATGGCGGTGCCGGTGCCTGAGCCGGCGCCTGCCACGACTCCACGTCGCCCGACGGTTCGCCGCCAGCTCGCCCGCAACAACTGA